A genomic region of uncultured Paludibaculum sp. contains the following coding sequences:
- a CDS encoding mandelate racemase/muconate lactonizing enzyme family protein: MKADRRSFLSATVGGALASQTSGAAPTPAVRARFEKLDAVLKQPVLKKQLFSSPVIIESVELLHLDGGYLCRVRSKDGAEGISVAHSSMNTLFPIFLKNVQPFFLGKDARELDLILEKVYVFGFNFRLDGLALGLPLATIEFAILEMLGRMAKKPVGELIGEIHNREVGVYMATEWREKPVEESLKLIQGAVAEYDVHALKIKIGGLMFMTTDMYAVGPPGRTERMIPLIRKTFGDKMALYADSNGFYTVPEAIRVGRLLEEYKYVYFEEPVMFDYIEDIKEVADALTIPIANGEQDHSFHGFRWLLANDGLDIVQPDNYYFGGLIRSMKVARMAAAFGKTIVPHMSGGGLGFLYDIQFVSAVPNAGEHHEFKSFKTHVRFECKTSPLKVVDGKIKVPTGPGFGADLDPDWVKKHQPVRL; this comes from the coding sequence CGCGCGCGTTTTGAGAAGCTGGATGCCGTTCTGAAGCAGCCGGTGTTGAAGAAACAGCTCTTCTCCTCGCCCGTCATTATCGAGTCGGTCGAACTGCTGCACCTCGACGGCGGCTATCTTTGCCGAGTTCGCTCGAAGGACGGGGCGGAAGGCATCTCGGTCGCACACAGCAGCATGAACACGCTGTTTCCCATCTTTCTGAAGAACGTGCAGCCCTTCTTCCTTGGGAAGGACGCGCGCGAACTGGACCTGATCCTGGAGAAGGTCTATGTCTTCGGATTCAACTTCCGGCTGGACGGGCTGGCCTTGGGGCTGCCGCTGGCCACGATCGAGTTCGCGATTCTCGAGATGCTGGGCCGCATGGCGAAGAAACCCGTGGGCGAGCTTATCGGTGAGATTCATAACCGCGAGGTTGGCGTATACATGGCCACGGAGTGGCGCGAGAAGCCCGTGGAGGAGTCGCTGAAGCTGATTCAGGGCGCTGTCGCCGAGTACGATGTACACGCGCTGAAGATCAAGATCGGCGGGCTGATGTTCATGACCACGGACATGTATGCCGTGGGGCCGCCCGGACGGACCGAGAGGATGATCCCGCTCATCCGCAAGACCTTCGGCGACAAGATGGCGCTCTATGCGGACTCCAACGGCTTCTACACGGTTCCGGAGGCCATCCGCGTCGGCAGGCTGCTGGAGGAATACAAGTATGTGTACTTCGAAGAGCCCGTGATGTTCGACTACATCGAGGACATCAAGGAAGTCGCGGACGCGCTCACTATCCCCATCGCCAATGGCGAGCAGGATCACAGCTTCCACGGCTTCCGGTGGCTGCTGGCGAACGACGGACTCGACATCGTCCAGCCGGACAACTATTACTTCGGCGGACTGATCCGGTCCATGAAGGTGGCGCGCATGGCGGCCGCGTTTGGCAAGACGATCGTGCCGCACATGTCGGGCGGTGGGCTGGGATTCCTCTACGACATTCAGTTCGTTTCGGCTGTGCCGAACGCGGGCGAGCATCACGAGTTCAAGTCGTTCAAGACGCACGTGCGGTTCGAGTGCAAGACATCGCCGCTGAAGGTGGTGGACGGCAAGATCAAGGTGCCGACAGGTCCTGGATTCGGGGCCGATCTCGATCCGGACTGGGTGAAGAAGCACCAGCCCGTGCGGCTGTGA
- a CDS encoding uroporphyrinogen decarboxylase family protein: MHRRKFLGLAPLGAGALIAGGRGFAAPSAGPANKRERMLQWLAGKPDTHYTPAAFFLHFGPNFKTGSAAAQRHLEFFRATDMDFVKIQFEQTYDRQPNLNTPADWSKLKLQKLDFYEAQLQTVRDLVKAAKKDALIVMTLYSPFMCAGHCATAPVLRRHLEENPEAVKRGLEILTESQMLFVRACVQAGVDGFYMSTQGSETKQFANPKIFLNYVKPFDLVAMKEVSAKCPFNILHVCDYNAPYAGYDATLDYPGQVVNCNPKLTDKQLPLPEIARMFKRPYMGGLDRHGLLASGAPQAIDTEVKRVIQSAPRQFILGADCTVAAETDWKRLRQIITLAHQTGHPS; this comes from the coding sequence ATGCACAGACGCAAGTTTCTCGGCCTCGCGCCTCTGGGCGCCGGCGCTCTCATCGCCGGTGGACGTGGTTTCGCCGCCCCCTCCGCCGGGCCGGCGAACAAACGCGAACGCATGCTGCAGTGGCTGGCGGGCAAGCCGGACACCCACTACACGCCGGCGGCCTTCTTCCTCCACTTCGGCCCGAACTTCAAAACCGGTTCCGCCGCCGCCCAACGGCACCTCGAGTTCTTCCGCGCCACGGACATGGATTTCGTGAAGATCCAGTTCGAGCAGACCTACGACCGTCAGCCAAACCTCAACACGCCAGCCGACTGGTCGAAGCTGAAGCTCCAGAAACTCGACTTCTACGAAGCCCAGCTCCAGACGGTCCGCGATCTGGTCAAGGCCGCCAAAAAAGACGCCTTGATTGTGATGACCCTCTACTCGCCCTTCATGTGCGCCGGCCATTGCGCCACGGCGCCGGTCCTGCGGCGTCATCTCGAGGAGAATCCGGAGGCGGTGAAGCGCGGTCTGGAGATTCTCACCGAGAGCCAGATGCTCTTCGTGCGCGCCTGCGTGCAGGCTGGCGTCGATGGCTTCTACATGTCCACGCAGGGCTCCGAGACGAAGCAGTTCGCGAATCCGAAGATCTTCCTGAACTACGTGAAGCCCTTCGACCTCGTCGCGATGAAGGAGGTCAGCGCGAAGTGCCCCTTCAACATCCTGCACGTCTGCGACTACAACGCGCCTTACGCTGGTTACGACGCCACGCTCGACTACCCCGGTCAGGTCGTGAACTGCAATCCGAAACTCACTGACAAGCAACTCCCGCTACCCGAGATCGCTCGGATGTTCAAGCGCCCCTATATGGGCGGCCTCGACCGGCATGGCCTGCTCGCCTCCGGCGCGCCGCAAGCCATCGACACTGAGGTCAAGCGAGTGATCCAAAGCGCCCCGCGCCAGTTCATCCTGGGCGCCGATTGCACAGTGGCCGCAGAAACGGACTGGAAGCGGTTGCGCCAGATCATCACCCTGGCCCACCAAACCGGGCACCCGAGCTAG
- a CDS encoding ABC transporter permease: MALLQDFRLAARMLARNRGFTLVAVLALSLGVGANVAIFSVVGLMLSVPLPYPNASELAEVPQTNAARGFRRAGVSIQDLRDWRAAAGIASMAAYTSRPAAFSGEGEPQHLPAMQVTPEFFPTLGVAPAMGRVFTSSEGPENEARVAVISHALWQGLYRGAPDVLGREIRLNGGSYTIIGVMPATFHFLYRKSDLWLPLTLEPAQRVRSWRGLSAIARLRPGVTIAQANAQVNSISERIEKEDPRNGEHWRGAVRPLTDRVIAKSARASAGAMFGAVGFVLLIACANVASLQLARGTQRSRELALRSALGAGRAALVRLQLAESLLVSLLAGLVGVVTSYWTVPLLKRIAPPEMQIFELAHVDLSALLFGLTLSIGCAIVFGLLPAWLLTRGNLASMLQSASRGSSAGRHFALNALVVAEMALCLVLVTASTMMIRSLIRQQTMSPGFDTGDLTVAQVLLPQARYPQDTQVVDFYDKTLRNLRRDASLESAALVRSLPLSGDSTYLLLRVEGAQEADRDQAAGDMVVSPGYFHTMRIPLVAGRDFAEQDQAAAKPVIIVNETFAKRCWPREPNPVGRRVKLARDSAPWLTVVGVARDVRHEGINEPPRPEVYRPHAQAADRIMTLVARSRKAGQGAPGSMRSAVWQVDRDQPLFRLQTMEELLLTRNSGERATTKVLFGLAFIALVLAAVGTYGVMAYAAARRVREIGIRLALGASNQSVFRMVLKGGARQAGLGLLIGVPAAYAVTPLLRAASGALDPQDPRVYLGVAALLLVVALAASLAPARRAMRVDPALVLRGE; encoded by the coding sequence ATGGCACTCCTACAGGACTTCCGGCTTGCCGCCAGGATGCTGGCGCGAAACCGTGGCTTCACACTGGTCGCGGTCCTGGCCCTCTCCCTCGGCGTCGGCGCCAACGTCGCCATCTTCTCCGTCGTTGGCCTGATGTTGTCGGTGCCGCTGCCCTATCCAAATGCCAGCGAGTTGGCCGAGGTCCCCCAGACCAACGCCGCCAGGGGCTTCCGCCGGGCTGGCGTCAGCATCCAGGACCTGCGGGATTGGCGGGCCGCCGCGGGCATTGCCTCGATGGCCGCCTACACCTCGCGTCCCGCGGCCTTCAGTGGTGAGGGCGAGCCACAGCACCTGCCCGCCATGCAGGTGACGCCGGAGTTCTTTCCGACCCTCGGAGTCGCGCCCGCCATGGGCCGCGTCTTCACCTCCTCCGAAGGCCCGGAAAATGAGGCGCGCGTGGCCGTCATCTCTCATGCGCTGTGGCAAGGCCTCTACCGTGGCGCGCCCGACGTGCTGGGCAGGGAGATCCGCCTGAACGGCGGCAGCTACACCATCATCGGTGTCATGCCCGCGACCTTTCACTTTCTCTACAGGAAATCCGACCTCTGGCTGCCCCTCACTCTTGAACCGGCGCAGCGCGTACGAAGTTGGCGCGGCTTGAGTGCCATCGCCCGGCTCCGCCCAGGTGTCACCATCGCCCAAGCCAACGCCCAGGTGAATTCCATCTCCGAGCGGATTGAGAAGGAGGATCCCAGGAACGGAGAACACTGGCGCGGGGCCGTCCGTCCGTTGACGGACCGGGTCATCGCCAAGTCGGCCCGCGCCTCGGCCGGCGCCATGTTCGGAGCCGTTGGATTCGTATTACTCATTGCCTGCGCCAACGTGGCCAGCCTTCAGTTAGCCCGCGGCACACAGCGATCCCGCGAACTGGCGCTCCGCTCCGCGCTTGGTGCGGGACGTGCGGCGCTGGTGCGGCTCCAGTTGGCGGAGAGCCTGCTGGTCTCGCTGCTGGCTGGCCTTGTCGGAGTGGTCACGTCCTACTGGACCGTGCCTCTTCTCAAGCGCATCGCTCCGCCCGAGATGCAAATCTTCGAGTTGGCGCACGTCGACCTCTCGGCTCTCCTGTTCGGACTGACCCTTTCCATCGGCTGCGCGATTGTCTTCGGCCTTCTGCCCGCCTGGCTGCTGACGCGCGGCAATCTGGCCTCGATGCTGCAGTCGGCCAGCCGTGGCTCCTCCGCTGGCCGTCACTTCGCGCTCAATGCGCTCGTCGTCGCGGAGATGGCGCTGTGCCTCGTGCTGGTCACGGCGAGCACGATGATGATCCGCAGCCTCATCCGGCAGCAGACGATGAGCCCAGGCTTCGACACCGGCGACCTCACCGTGGCCCAGGTCCTGCTGCCGCAAGCGCGCTATCCCCAGGACACGCAGGTCGTCGACTTCTACGACAAGACCCTGCGGAACCTGCGCCGCGACGCATCGCTGGAATCCGCCGCCCTGGTGCGCTCGCTGCCTCTGTCCGGCGACAGCACGTACCTTTTGTTGCGTGTGGAAGGCGCACAGGAAGCAGATCGCGATCAGGCGGCTGGCGACATGGTCGTCAGTCCCGGCTACTTCCACACCATGAGGATCCCGCTCGTTGCCGGCCGCGACTTCGCGGAGCAGGATCAAGCCGCAGCCAAGCCGGTCATCATCGTGAACGAGACTTTCGCCAAACGCTGCTGGCCCCGGGAGCCCAATCCTGTCGGCCGGCGCGTGAAACTGGCCAGGGATTCCGCACCCTGGCTCACCGTGGTCGGCGTGGCACGTGACGTCCGGCACGAGGGCATCAACGAACCCCCGCGGCCCGAAGTCTACCGCCCCCACGCCCAGGCAGCCGACCGCATCATGACGTTGGTCGCCCGCAGTCGGAAGGCGGGGCAGGGTGCGCCCGGATCCATGCGGTCTGCTGTCTGGCAAGTCGACCGTGATCAGCCGCTCTTCCGGCTACAGACCATGGAAGAACTCCTGCTCACTCGCAACTCCGGTGAGCGTGCCACCACAAAGGTCCTGTTCGGCCTCGCCTTCATCGCGTTGGTGCTGGCCGCTGTCGGGACTTACGGCGTGATGGCCTATGCCGCCGCCCGGCGCGTCCGCGAGATCGGAATCCGTCTGGCTCTGGGCGCCAGCAATCAGTCCGTCTTCCGCATGGTGCTCAAGGGCGGAGCCCGCCAGGCCGGCCTTGGCCTGCTCATCGGGGTGCCCGCCGCCTATGCCGTCACGCCACTTCTGCGGGCGGCCAGCGGCGCGCTCGACCCGCAGGATCCCCGGGTTTATCTTGGCGTCGCCGCTCTCCTGTTGGTGGTGGCTCTCGCCGCCAGCCTGGCGCCAGCGCGGCGTGCGATGCGTGTCGATCCCGCACTCGTGCTCCGCGGCGAGTAG